The following are encoded together in the Gordonia insulae genome:
- a CDS encoding OPT family oligopeptide transporter → MSTPGSIIKGSASAGLRELTLRGIILGGLITLVFTAANVYLGLRVGLTFATAIPAAVISMSLLRYFADHSVVENNIVQTIASAAGTLSAIIFVLPGLIMIGWWTGFPYWTTVAVCLIGGVLGVMYSIPLRRALVTGSDLPYPEGAAAAEVLKVGDTAQGAEENRRGMRVIVVGSVVSALFSILTQTKLIAGTISGFFRVGSGGTMFGAGLLFSLIGVGHLVGVTVGISMLIGLLISYGVLLPIETWGDLPSSGPIDDVVSDAFANDVRFIGAGAIAVAAVWTLIKIIGPIARGIKDALVSTRARRAGNKVDLTEQDIPVTIVSGVVLASLIPIGFMLWDFAHGTALHGSAGGIITVSIIFVFLIGLVVASVCGYMAGLIGSSNSPISGVGIVVVLVAAVLIKVTFGSADAEESAALVAYTLFTAAIVFGVATISNDNLQDLKTGQLVGATPWKQQVALIIGVVFGSAVIPPVLQLMQTAFGFVGAPGAGEDALPAPQAGLISSLAEGVFGGDLDWALIGIGILIGAVVIIVDEVLAKTSTRFRVPPLAVGMGMYLPMSVTLIIPIGAFIGRWYNRWAERTGGNVARKKRMGVLLATGLIVGESLWNVVFAAIVAASGNDAVLNLPFIGDAWETGSEILGVVLFVAVLAWLYKWTQGWASKESAVDDPATK, encoded by the coding sequence ATGTCCACGCCAGGCTCCATCATCAAGGGCTCCGCGTCTGCCGGATTGCGTGAACTCACCCTCCGCGGGATCATCCTCGGCGGCCTGATCACGCTCGTCTTCACCGCAGCGAACGTCTACCTGGGTCTGCGGGTCGGCTTGACGTTCGCCACCGCCATTCCGGCGGCGGTGATCTCGATGAGCCTGCTCCGGTACTTCGCCGATCACTCCGTGGTGGAGAACAACATCGTCCAGACGATCGCCTCCGCGGCGGGCACGCTGTCGGCGATCATCTTCGTGCTCCCCGGGCTCATCATGATCGGCTGGTGGACAGGATTCCCCTACTGGACAACGGTCGCCGTCTGCCTGATCGGCGGCGTCCTCGGGGTCATGTACTCCATCCCGCTTCGCCGCGCGCTGGTGACGGGCTCCGACCTGCCGTATCCGGAGGGCGCCGCTGCTGCCGAGGTCTTGAAGGTCGGTGATACCGCGCAGGGCGCCGAGGAGAACCGACGCGGAATGCGGGTCATCGTGGTGGGCTCCGTTGTCTCCGCGCTGTTCTCGATCCTCACTCAGACGAAGCTGATCGCGGGCACGATCTCCGGATTCTTCCGGGTCGGTTCGGGCGGCACGATGTTCGGTGCCGGACTGCTGTTCTCGCTCATCGGTGTCGGGCACCTCGTCGGCGTCACCGTCGGAATCTCGATGCTGATCGGACTCCTGATCTCCTACGGTGTCCTGCTGCCGATCGAGACCTGGGGTGACCTCCCGTCCAGCGGCCCCATCGATGACGTGGTGAGCGACGCCTTCGCCAACGACGTGCGATTCATCGGTGCAGGTGCGATCGCCGTCGCCGCTGTCTGGACCCTGATCAAGATCATCGGGCCGATCGCCCGCGGCATCAAGGACGCGCTGGTCTCGACCCGTGCCCGTCGCGCAGGCAACAAGGTCGATCTCACCGAACAAGACATCCCGGTCACCATCGTCTCCGGTGTGGTGCTGGCCTCGTTGATCCCGATCGGGTTCATGCTCTGGGACTTCGCGCACGGGACCGCCCTGCACGGCAGCGCGGGCGGGATCATTACGGTGAGCATCATCTTCGTGTTCCTGATCGGTCTCGTCGTGGCATCGGTCTGTGGTTACATGGCCGGGCTCATCGGCTCGTCGAACAGCCCCATCTCCGGCGTCGGCATCGTCGTGGTGCTGGTGGCCGCGGTCCTCATCAAGGTCACGTTCGGCTCGGCGGACGCCGAGGAATCCGCCGCGCTCGTCGCCTACACGCTCTTCACCGCGGCCATCGTCTTCGGTGTCGCGACGATCTCCAACGACAATCTGCAGGATCTCAAGACCGGCCAGTTGGTCGGCGCGACACCGTGGAAGCAGCAGGTCGCCCTCATCATCGGCGTCGTGTTCGGGTCCGCGGTCATCCCGCCGGTCCTGCAGTTGATGCAGACCGCCTTCGGTTTCGTCGGCGCGCCGGGAGCAGGCGAGGATGCCCTGCCCGCGCCCCAGGCCGGTCTGATCTCGTCGCTGGCCGAAGGTGTGTTCGGCGGAGATCTCGACTGGGCGCTCATCGGTATCGGCATCCTGATCGGTGCCGTGGTGATCATCGTCGACGAGGTATTGGCCAAGACCAGCACCAGGTTCCGGGTGCCGCCGCTCGCCGTCGGCATGGGCATGTACCTCCCGATGTCGGTCACCCTGATCATCCCGATCGGCGCGTTCATCGGTCGGTGGTACAACAGGTGGGCCGAGCGGACCGGTGGCAATGTCGCCCGCAAGAAGCGTATGGGCGTGCTCCTCGCCACCGGACTGATCGTCGGCGAGAGTCTGTGGAACGTCGTGTTCGCCGCCATCGTCGCGGCGAGCGGCAACGACGCGGTGCTCAACCTCCCGTTCATCGGCGACGCGTGGGAGACCGGCTCGGAGATCCTCGGCGTCGTCCTGTTCGTCGCGGTGCTCGCATGGCTCTACAAGTGGACGCAGGGTTGGGCGTCGAAGGAATCCGCGGTGGACGATCCCGCCACGAAGTGA
- a CDS encoding lipase family protein gives MPITTAVGPSAGDLRVTKSYRNPEGVTVAPEGAEPLGGLPPKFPVYDDLSTTLLAGPDSADEADRMAIAHTLAVASGYAYSDVGTEAQMMTRMGLEKSRCIAATLSVDAMFIKSTAYVIQSADGRVVIVAYRGTEPTNSISWLADADVHPDRIAFQFGKDVVHPDKTYPIHAGFYRNVRSTRQVVIQALLDASEGKPIHGDPDPDLPTHPMEALYITGHSFGGALASLLSVMLVTDDQYQDRFGSKLKGTYTFGQPMIGSREFAQTCDEIPLLKHHTRRYVYQNDPVPALPPKASGDFAHHGTELEIHEGSRGKAVERRSRQQERSPLRLLWAPVGFITRKFPELSGISLPYSLEDHFPHHYISALTPEGVANEFGDAELYARS, from the coding sequence ATGCCGATCACCACCGCCGTCGGGCCGTCGGCCGGCGACCTGCGGGTCACCAAGTCGTATCGCAACCCGGAGGGTGTCACCGTCGCTCCGGAGGGTGCCGAGCCGCTCGGCGGTCTGCCGCCGAAGTTCCCTGTCTACGACGACTTGAGTACCACACTGCTCGCGGGACCTGACTCCGCCGACGAGGCCGACCGGATGGCGATCGCCCACACGCTTGCGGTCGCGTCCGGATATGCCTACTCGGATGTCGGGACCGAGGCCCAGATGATGACGCGGATGGGCCTGGAGAAGAGCCGATGCATCGCCGCCACGCTGTCGGTCGACGCCATGTTCATCAAGAGCACCGCCTATGTCATCCAGAGCGCCGACGGCCGCGTGGTGATCGTGGCGTACCGCGGGACCGAGCCCACCAACTCGATCAGTTGGCTCGCCGACGCCGACGTCCACCCCGACCGCATCGCCTTTCAGTTCGGCAAGGACGTGGTCCATCCCGACAAGACCTATCCGATCCACGCCGGCTTCTACCGCAACGTACGAAGCACGCGGCAGGTGGTCATCCAAGCGCTCCTCGACGCATCCGAGGGAAAGCCCATCCACGGCGATCCGGATCCCGATCTGCCGACGCATCCGATGGAAGCCCTGTACATCACCGGACACAGCTTCGGCGGCGCTCTGGCGTCACTTCTCTCCGTGATGCTCGTGACCGATGACCAGTACCAGGACAGATTCGGCTCAAAACTCAAGGGCACCTACACTTTCGGTCAGCCGATGATCGGATCACGAGAGTTCGCGCAGACCTGCGACGAGATCCCGCTGCTGAAGCACCACACGCGGCGCTACGTGTATCAGAACGATCCGGTTCCCGCGCTGCCACCGAAGGCGAGCGGCGATTTCGCACACCACGGCACGGAACTCGAGATCCACGAAGGCAGCAGAGGCAAGGCGGTCGAGCGACGATCGAGGCAACAGGAGCGATCACCGCTCCGGTTGCTCTGGGCGCCGGTCGGATTCATCACCCGGAAGTTCCCCGAGCTGAGCGGGATATCACTGCCCTATTCACTCGAGGATCACTTTCCCCATCACTACATCTCGGCGCTGACGCCCGAAGGCGTCGCCAACGAATTCGGCGATGCGGAGCTCTACGCCCGCAGCTGA
- a CDS encoding MarR family winged helix-turn-helix transcriptional regulator — MGSDPISDLESELADIWRRGRIQIRERARVIDPGLEPTCYPLLVLLSRHDAVPMSGLLAELGLEKSTLTRQIDSVVRLGLVERHPDPADARARLVALTDRGRTRFKEVTESALSEWRERLSRWDPADVQQLAELLRRLAESTT, encoded by the coding sequence ATGGGCTCGGATCCGATCAGCGACCTGGAGAGCGAGCTCGCCGACATCTGGCGCCGCGGCCGCATCCAGATCCGCGAACGGGCCCGGGTGATCGACCCCGGGCTGGAACCCACCTGCTATCCCCTCCTGGTGCTCCTGTCCCGCCATGACGCTGTCCCGATGTCCGGGCTGCTCGCCGAACTCGGCCTCGAGAAATCGACGCTGACCCGACAGATCGATTCGGTGGTGCGACTCGGGTTGGTCGAACGCCACCCCGACCCGGCGGACGCGCGCGCCCGACTGGTCGCTCTGACGGACCGAGGACGAACGCGATTCAAGGAGGTCACCGAGTCCGCGCTGAGCGAATGGCGGGAACGGCTGTCCCGCTGGGATCCCGCCGACGTGCAGCAGTTGGCCGAGTTGCTGCGACGGTTGGCGGAGAGCACCACGTAA
- a CDS encoding LacI family DNA-binding transcriptional regulator: MANTSARPTMQDVADRVGVSKATVSLVFRKAPGVGEKTRQDVLRAADELGYRMNRAAALMTARRSHLIGVAAQIRNGFHAEIVESIVAAADLAGYEIVLGAVTPTHGEAKVIETLIDFRCEGMLLIGPELDSRVIAELGERLPTVVIGRRIGVASVDVVRTNDGRGIGGVVDHLVGLGHRRLVHVAAGPGVIAADRRTGFLRAMQRTGLVTDDAVIDAGDFTEEAGMAAGRIILGADLPTAVVCANDRLAVGVLDVLRRAGVDVPGDVSVTGYDDSVLARLSSVDLTTVSQQPRAQADRAIKAVVGRLDGRRTERWASTLVPELVIRATTAPPR; the protein is encoded by the coding sequence ATGGCGAACACGTCTGCGCGGCCGACCATGCAGGACGTCGCGGACCGCGTCGGGGTGTCCAAGGCGACGGTGTCGCTGGTCTTCCGCAAGGCCCCGGGTGTCGGCGAGAAGACCCGGCAGGATGTTCTTCGTGCCGCCGACGAACTCGGCTATCGGATGAACCGGGCGGCCGCGCTGATGACCGCCCGGCGCTCGCATCTGATCGGCGTCGCCGCGCAGATCCGCAACGGCTTTCACGCCGAGATCGTCGAGAGTATCGTCGCTGCAGCAGATCTCGCCGGCTACGAGATCGTGCTAGGCGCGGTGACGCCCACCCACGGTGAGGCGAAGGTCATCGAGACTCTGATCGATTTCCGCTGTGAGGGAATGCTTCTCATCGGTCCCGAACTCGACTCGAGGGTGATCGCGGAGTTGGGCGAGCGCTTGCCGACCGTGGTCATCGGCCGCCGGATCGGGGTGGCCTCGGTCGACGTCGTTCGTACCAACGACGGCCGCGGTATCGGCGGCGTCGTCGACCACCTGGTGGGCCTCGGGCACCGACGTCTCGTGCACGTCGCCGCCGGCCCCGGCGTCATCGCCGCGGATCGTCGCACCGGATTCCTGCGTGCGATGCAACGCACCGGGTTGGTGACCGACGACGCGGTCATCGACGCGGGCGACTTCACCGAGGAGGCCGGGATGGCGGCAGGGCGCATCATCCTGGGCGCCGACCTGCCCACCGCCGTCGTCTGCGCCAATGACCGACTCGCAGTCGGTGTCCTCGACGTCCTACGCCGGGCCGGCGTCGACGTGCCCGGGGATGTCTCGGTCACGGGATACGACGACAGCGTGCTGGCACGACTGTCGAGCGTGGACCTGACGACGGTCAGCCAGCAGCCGCGAGCCCAGGCCGATCGGGCGATCAAGGCCGTCGTCGGGCGGCTCGACGGCCGGCGGACCGAACGTTGGGCGTCGACGCTCGTGCCGGAACTGGTCATCCGCGCGACGACGGCACCCCCGCGGTAG
- a CDS encoding aspartate aminotransferase family protein, whose amino-acid sequence MTSTRDRALSASSIAGDPQRHLLRYGGTISPEVIGRAAGSYVYTVAGRGLLDFTSGQMSAILGHSHPDIVATVQHQIGTLDHLFSGMLSEPVVELSERLADSLPAPLDKVLLLTTGAESNEAAIRLAKLVTGKHEIVSFARSWHGMTHAAAAATYSAGRKGYGPVAAGNLALPTPNSYRPDFVAADGSFDWRRQLDYGFDMIDAQSVGSLAACIVEPILSSGGVIELPLGYLRALKDKCAERGMLLILDEAQTGLCRTGDWYAFERDGVVPDILTLSKTLGAGLPLAATITSAEIESVAHERGFLFFTTHVSDPLPAAVGNTVLDVLIRDELDTRTGQSGEVLRKGLLQIAERHQTVGDVRGRGLLQGIELVTDRETKTGADELGAAVTRRCFELGLHMNVVQLPGIGGIFRIAPPLTATDDELRLGLEMLDQAIGECTSA is encoded by the coding sequence ATGACGAGCACCCGTGACCGCGCCCTGTCGGCGAGCTCGATCGCCGGCGACCCACAACGGCACCTCCTCCGCTACGGCGGCACGATCTCCCCGGAGGTGATCGGCCGCGCCGCGGGCAGCTATGTGTACACGGTCGCCGGTCGCGGGCTCCTCGATTTCACCTCAGGCCAGATGTCGGCGATCCTCGGCCATTCGCATCCGGACATCGTCGCGACGGTGCAACACCAGATCGGTACGCTCGACCACCTGTTCAGCGGGATGCTCTCGGAGCCGGTCGTCGAGTTGTCGGAACGGCTCGCCGACTCCCTGCCCGCGCCGCTGGACAAGGTGCTGTTGCTGACCACCGGAGCGGAATCCAACGAAGCGGCGATCCGGCTGGCCAAGCTCGTCACCGGCAAGCACGAGATCGTGTCGTTCGCACGATCGTGGCACGGCATGACCCATGCCGCAGCGGCTGCCACCTACAGCGCCGGACGAAAGGGTTACGGCCCCGTGGCGGCAGGCAACCTCGCCCTGCCGACCCCGAACTCCTACCGTCCCGATTTCGTGGCGGCCGACGGATCCTTCGACTGGCGACGACAACTCGACTACGGCTTCGACATGATCGACGCCCAGTCCGTCGGATCCCTGGCCGCCTGCATCGTCGAGCCCATCCTGTCCTCGGGCGGCGTGATCGAGCTCCCGCTCGGATACCTTCGCGCGCTGAAGGACAAATGCGCGGAGCGGGGGATGCTGCTGATCCTCGACGAGGCCCAGACCGGGCTGTGCCGCACGGGCGACTGGTATGCCTTCGAGCGCGACGGCGTGGTCCCCGACATCCTCACCCTGTCGAAGACACTCGGCGCCGGCCTCCCGCTGGCCGCGACCATCACCTCGGCGGAGATCGAGTCCGTCGCCCACGAACGCGGCTTCCTGTTCTTCACCACCCACGTCTCCGATCCACTCCCCGCTGCCGTCGGCAACACCGTGCTCGACGTCCTCATCCGCGACGAACTCGACACTCGGACCGGACAATCCGGGGAGGTGCTGCGAAAGGGCCTGCTGCAGATCGCCGAACGCCACCAGACGGTCGGCGATGTCCGCGGACGAGGGCTCCTGCAGGGCATCGAACTCGTCACCGACCGCGAAACCAAGACCGGCGCAGATGAACTCGGCGCCGCGGTCACCCGCCGATGCTTCGAGCTGGGTCTGCACATGAACGTCGTCCAACTCCCCGGCATTGGCGGCATCTTCCGCATCGCCCCACCACTGACCGCCACCGACGACGAGCTACGACTCGGGCTCGAGATGCTCGATCAGGCCATCGGGGAATGCACTTCGGCGTAG
- a CDS encoding linalool dehydratase/isomerase domain-containing protein, producing the protein MTLSDTVSPIADVGESDLDDLASLRYLLDLALQPVDRWDGFTRLEQIGGSALRYQLNYVGYALSMAQYTRTPAFTGYLAEAQANMIRKMCDKKVWGYWATERLAGYLRWNPDPMVFANVMYTGFFATMLSFYETLNDDRSFDDDGSLPLVWSRNTRYDYGFHRIAQAIEHNMRQSPHTLYPCEPHLIYPMCNTIAVAGLAGYDRLHGTDLTDDLVVKIRESFHRNGYLMSNGRFRFGLGPAGLKLPAMLSNDAVMTYWLSCVMPDLAQETWENLRDRKITLRGGRARLATAPIDNLDVGSYRMGDAWAWVNVACAAREMGDAEVAGAVDVAMDDRFTRERSSAGARKLAGVSTWANCAYAFSRFIQAGSVRGLANGDVPAAWRTGPILAGAPYPDVLVAKAITDGTALDLVLRPGRGNRRTTLQLARLAPHGRYRVMGADRAELIADADGEASVGVTIAGRLELRVEPV; encoded by the coding sequence ATGACGTTGTCCGATACCGTATCTCCCATCGCCGACGTCGGCGAGTCCGATCTCGATGACCTCGCGTCCCTGCGATATCTCCTCGACCTCGCGCTGCAACCCGTCGACCGATGGGACGGCTTCACGCGGCTCGAGCAGATCGGCGGAAGTGCGCTTCGCTACCAGTTGAACTATGTCGGCTATGCGCTCTCGATGGCGCAGTACACGCGGACACCGGCCTTCACCGGGTATCTCGCCGAGGCGCAGGCCAACATGATCCGCAAGATGTGCGACAAGAAGGTGTGGGGCTACTGGGCGACGGAACGGCTGGCCGGCTACCTCCGGTGGAATCCCGACCCCATGGTGTTCGCCAACGTCATGTACACGGGCTTCTTCGCCACCATGCTCTCCTTCTACGAGACGCTCAACGACGACCGGTCGTTCGACGACGACGGATCGCTCCCATTGGTGTGGAGCCGGAACACTCGCTACGACTACGGTTTCCACAGGATCGCGCAGGCGATCGAGCACAACATGCGGCAGAGTCCGCACACGCTGTATCCCTGTGAGCCGCATCTGATCTATCCCATGTGCAACACGATCGCGGTTGCCGGTCTGGCCGGGTACGACCGGTTGCACGGCACCGACCTGACGGACGATCTCGTGGTGAAGATCCGGGAATCGTTCCACCGCAACGGATATCTGATGTCCAACGGCCGGTTCCGGTTCGGACTCGGCCCGGCTGGGCTGAAGCTGCCGGCGATGCTGTCGAACGACGCGGTCATGACCTACTGGCTGTCCTGCGTGATGCCCGACCTCGCGCAGGAGACCTGGGAGAACCTGCGGGACAGGAAGATCACGCTGCGGGGAGGACGAGCTCGCCTGGCGACCGCGCCGATCGACAATCTCGATGTCGGGTCCTATCGGATGGGCGACGCGTGGGCATGGGTCAACGTGGCGTGCGCGGCGCGCGAGATGGGTGATGCGGAGGTGGCAGGTGCGGTGGACGTCGCCATGGATGATCGATTCACCCGAGAGCGGTCGTCGGCCGGCGCGCGCAAACTGGCGGGCGTGTCCACCTGGGCCAACTGTGCGTACGCATTCTCCCGCTTCATCCAGGCCGGTAGTGTGCGTGGCCTGGCCAACGGGGACGTCCCCGCGGCGTGGCGGACCGGGCCCATCCTGGCGGGCGCACCGTATCCCGACGTTCTGGTCGCCAAGGCGATCACCGACGGAACGGCGCTGGATCTGGTCCTGCGGCCCGGTCGCGGAAATCGTCGCACGACACTGCAATTGGCGCGTCTCGCCCCGCATGGCCGGTATCGGGTGATGGGTGCGGACCGTGCGGAGTTGATCGCAGACGCCGACGGTGAGGCCTCCGTCGGCGTCACCATCGCCGGCCGCCTGGAGTTGCGCGTCGAACCGGTGTGA
- a CDS encoding carboxylesterase/lipase family protein — protein MHRDERMGIPGRTASTTLAAAGLILSALLVAASLAGCSPSADGPAPLRVSTTSGELTGIRTAHARQFLGVRYAQPPIGERRWRLPRPIATPSAQVDAGRAGSPCPQTAPVPGDHPAPSEDCLSLNVTTPQSIDDPTGLPVMVWWHGGGYTTGAGSAYDPQRLADRGNVIVVTVNYRLGMFGYLNAPGLDGGGDFGFADQIESLRWIKANARAFGGDPGNVTVFGQSAGSLAACALMTSPAAHGLIDRAILASGSCMLNWPAGALFPEAPAQTPYAGRSESQATSAAAARQLGCAGESEMSCMRGLSTDRLLTQNEDFGNQLTYGTGLLPRDPAEAIADGRRLAIPVITGGTHDEHRSFIGGLLAVQPDAVTRANYPDLVRKSFGDRAPEVLARYPLAGFPSPGVAWATVVTDASWTCPTLRGAQFMSRSAPTFAYEFADTTAPNVNGVTTIPQNAAHATDLPYYFDLGGKNLLTSPRQREIADQMIDYWSSFARDETPHADGAPDMVQATENSHDVLRLGTSSTEVVDVAADHHCGFWG, from the coding sequence ATGCATCGCGACGAACGCATGGGCATCCCAGGGCGCACGGCGAGCACTACCCTTGCCGCGGCCGGACTGATCCTCTCGGCACTTCTTGTGGCCGCATCTCTGGCGGGGTGTTCGCCGTCTGCGGACGGACCGGCGCCGCTTCGGGTGTCCACGACGAGCGGCGAACTCACCGGGATCCGGACCGCACATGCCCGGCAATTCCTCGGTGTCCGATACGCGCAACCGCCGATCGGCGAGCGCCGGTGGCGACTGCCTCGCCCGATCGCGACGCCGTCGGCTCAGGTCGATGCCGGCCGAGCCGGCAGTCCATGCCCGCAGACGGCACCTGTGCCCGGTGATCACCCGGCGCCGTCGGAGGACTGCCTGTCACTCAACGTCACCACGCCGCAATCGATCGACGACCCCACCGGACTCCCGGTGATGGTCTGGTGGCATGGCGGCGGCTACACCACCGGGGCGGGTAGTGCCTACGACCCGCAGCGACTCGCGGACCGCGGCAATGTCATCGTTGTCACCGTCAACTATCGTCTGGGCATGTTCGGGTACCTGAACGCGCCCGGGCTGGACGGCGGCGGCGACTTCGGCTTCGCCGATCAGATCGAGAGCCTGCGCTGGATCAAGGCCAACGCGAGGGCATTCGGCGGAGATCCGGGCAACGTGACGGTCTTCGGTCAATCGGCCGGATCGCTGGCCGCGTGCGCGTTGATGACCTCGCCCGCGGCACATGGGTTGATCGACCGCGCGATCCTGGCATCGGGATCGTGCATGCTGAACTGGCCGGCTGGAGCACTCTTCCCCGAGGCCCCGGCGCAGACGCCGTACGCCGGCCGATCCGAGAGTCAGGCGACGAGTGCCGCAGCGGCAAGACAACTCGGGTGCGCAGGTGAATCCGAGATGAGCTGCATGCGCGGATTGTCGACAGACCGTCTCCTCACCCAGAACGAGGACTTCGGTAACCAACTCACCTATGGGACCGGGCTCCTGCCGCGCGATCCGGCCGAGGCGATCGCGGACGGGCGCCGGCTGGCGATCCCGGTGATCACCGGCGGCACCCACGACGAACACCGGTCGTTCATCGGTGGGCTTCTCGCGGTGCAGCCCGACGCTGTCACCAGAGCGAATTATCCTGATCTGGTGCGAAAGTCATTCGGCGACCGTGCGCCGGAGGTGCTGGCACGCTATCCGTTGGCCGGTTTCCCCAGTCCGGGTGTGGCATGGGCGACAGTCGTCACGGATGCCTCGTGGACGTGCCCGACACTGCGTGGCGCACAATTCATGTCGCGGTCGGCGCCGACCTTCGCCTACGAGTTCGCCGATACCACGGCGCCGAACGTCAACGGCGTGACGACGATCCCCCAGAACGCCGCGCACGCCACCGACCTCCCTTACTACTTCGATCTCGGTGGCAAGAATCTGCTGACCTCTCCGCGTCAGCGGGAGATCGCCGATCAGATGATCGACTACTGGTCGTCGTTCGCCCGCGACGAGACCCCTCATGCGGACGGTGCACCGGACATGGTCCAGGCAACCGAGAACTCGCACGACGTGCTCCGGTTGGGGACATCATCCACCGAAGTCGTCGACGTGGCCGCCGACCACCACTGCGGATTCTGGGGGTGA
- a CDS encoding TetR family transcriptional regulator: MPSVRTSASTFTHEARRRQLVDTAITVINEVGVERATSSRIADRAGVSRGVISYHFTDRDSLLSAVVEHVYSLATDVLGERVHGTGSSRESLSAFIGGSIDFYARHPAEMAALTAIYRSPGHARSGRGEHAAELLELERLLSTGIREGEFAEFDPTILAATIRATLDAALARIAAGGDPDHEKRELIALFERATQV, translated from the coding sequence ATGCCCTCTGTGCGCACGTCGGCCTCGACTTTCACCCACGAGGCGCGTCGACGACAACTCGTCGACACGGCGATCACCGTGATCAACGAGGTCGGGGTCGAGCGCGCGACATCGTCGCGGATCGCCGACCGGGCCGGAGTCAGCCGCGGCGTCATCTCGTATCACTTCACCGATCGTGACTCGTTGCTGAGTGCGGTTGTGGAGCACGTGTATTCGCTGGCGACAGACGTCCTGGGGGAACGCGTCCACGGAACCGGGTCGTCGAGGGAGTCGCTGTCCGCCTTCATCGGCGGCAGCATCGACTTCTATGCTCGGCACCCCGCGGAGATGGCAGCGCTGACGGCGATCTATCGGTCACCGGGCCACGCCCGATCCGGTCGGGGCGAGCATGCCGCAGAGCTTCTCGAGCTCGAGCGCCTGCTGTCCACCGGAATTCGCGAGGGCGAGTTCGCCGAGTTCGACCCGACGATTCTGGCCGCGACGATCCGGGCGACCCTCGATGCGGCACTCGCCCGGATCGCCGCGGGTGGCGACCCCGATCACGAAAAGCGAGAACTGATAGCGCTTTTCGAGCGTGCGACGCAGGTGTGA
- a CDS encoding DsbA family oxidoreductase, protein MSVRVDVWTDINCPFCYLGKRRFEQALDEFPQRNDVTVVHRSFELDPNLAPDVSGSVAEHIAEKYGIPVDQARANERGIAAQAAEVGLAYLTDGRDFGSSFDMHRLLHHALAEKKQEDLLDALYAANFAENEALFGDRERLLDVAVRAGLDEDDARRVLDDPDAFADAVRRDEQEAAALGATGVPFFVFGGKYAVSGAQPAETFARALQLAWGDQLVPVGVEAADTCGPDGCEVPGTTD, encoded by the coding sequence ATGAGCGTCAGGGTCGACGTCTGGACCGACATCAACTGCCCGTTCTGCTACCTGGGCAAACGGCGCTTCGAGCAGGCGCTGGACGAGTTCCCGCAGCGGAACGATGTGACCGTGGTCCATCGCTCGTTCGAGCTCGATCCGAATCTGGCCCCCGACGTCAGCGGGTCGGTGGCCGAACACATCGCCGAGAAGTACGGCATACCGGTCGACCAGGCCCGTGCCAACGAGCGGGGCATAGCGGCGCAGGCAGCCGAGGTCGGTCTGGCGTATCTCACGGACGGGCGCGACTTCGGCAGCAGTTTCGACATGCATCGGCTGCTCCATCACGCGCTGGCCGAAAAAAAGCAGGAGGACCTTCTCGACGCGCTCTACGCGGCGAACTTCGCCGAGAACGAGGCGTTGTTCGGTGATCGGGAGCGTCTGCTCGATGTCGCCGTCCGCGCCGGACTCGATGAAGACGACGCACGACGGGTCCTCGACGACCCGGACGCCTTCGCCGACGCCGTCCGGCGCGACGAGCAGGAGGCGGCCGCGCTGGGCGCGACGGGCGTGCCGTTCTTCGTCTTCGGTGGGAAATACGCGGTTTCCGGCGCTCAACCGGCCGAGACGTTCGCGCGGGCTTTGCAACTCGCGTGGGGTGACCAGCTCGTCCCGGTCGGTGTGGAGGCCGCCGATACGTGCGGTCCGGACGGGTGCGAGGTACCGGGCACCACCGACTGA